ATTTGGTCTTTAATTCTGAGTTTATGATATTAAATGTCTCTGATTCTGTCTGCTTTAGAGTCGCCATTAGATGTGAGATAAATTTCTTGTCAATGCTTCGAAGTCTAAAAATATACACCCTACCTTTTTGATACACTTTGCTTTTCTCGACTGGATACAAACTAGAGAAGCAATATAATGTTGGTTTTTTATTGGTGTGTATTTCTTTTAGTAGGTTGTCCTTTAACATAGCTTTGTTAATAAAGTTGCTTAGTGTTTCATAACTAGATAAATACGAAAGCTCTTTTTTTAACAATACTGTTGTAACCAATTCATAGTAATTCAATAAACCACCCCTTAATTATCATTATTAATTTGATTAAGTATATGTTATTATAAAAAAACCACCTTGTCAATAGTTTTTTTATAATTTTCTACATAAAATGTTAAGGTTTACATAATTGAATAATTAACATTAATAATTATTTCAAAACAAGATTGTTAGAGTTCAACTTGATTAGTATACTTTATTATTTGTCTTATTGCAATAAGTTTTAATAACTATAGTATTGACTATAATTGCCTAACTATGCTGTCGACTACCAAAAAATTAGAGTGGTTTCTATATCATAGAACCTACTCTAATTGGATTGTATATTTTTTTAGGGTGAAAGCATATGCTCTGATACATCTTATGTTAAGGTTCAACTAAGCTTCAAAACCAAGACCATAGAAAATAGGATAAATTTCAATATATCTCATGTTAAGGTTCAACTAGTTATGGTTCAGAAACCTTCATACAAGATTTATTATTTCAATACATCTCATGTTAAGGTTCAACAAAACCTTTAGCTATAGAACAAGAAGAAGCTGTAAAATTTCAATACATCTCATGTTAAGGTTCAACCCGATATGAGTGATGTAGAATATGACTCAGAATTTATATTTCAATACATCTCATGTTAAGGTTCAACGCAGGAGATGAAACAGACTTAGTTTCAGCCTTAAAATTTCAATACATCTCATGTTAAGGTTCAACCTGCTCACGCAGTTGGTTTGTCTGTTTGACTTCTGCATTTCAATACATCTCATGTTAAGGTTCAACGAAAACTGATTGGTATGAATGTCCAAATTGTGGTTTATTTCAATACATCTCATGTTAAGGTTCAACTAGTATTCTAGGTGAGCTAGATTATAAAAGAAACGGATTTCAATACATCTCATGTTAAGGTTCAACAGGAAGAAAGTGTATATGAAAAGGCTGAAAGAATACTATTTCAATACATCTCATGTTAAGGTTCAACGTGTCTAAGAAATTATATAACGACTTTGTAAAATAATTTCAATACATCTCATGTTAAGGTTCAACCTAAAATTCAAATTTATTTAATTCGTGGCTTGGCGTATTTCAATACATCTCATGTTAAGGTTCAACGGCTAAGTTATTGCCAGACAACTTTGTATATGATGGATTTCAATACATCTCATGTTAAGGTTCAACTTAGAGTGTCAAGACCTAGGAGTTAAAGCAATTAGATTTCAATACATCTCATGTTAAGGTTCAACTTGCGTAGGCAAAGTGTGGGAAAAGCATTGGATTATATTTCAATACATCTCATGTTAAGGTTCAACCGTTAAGCATAATGGTAACGCAAGGAGGCGAATTAAATTTCAATACATCTCATGTTAAGGTTCAACATCAAACCACTCATTTGTAGTGGATTATTTTGGACTATTTCAATACATCTCATGTTAAGGTTCAACATATAATGTTGCTAGAAAGCTTACTGGTTTATATTCATTTCAATACATCTCATGTTAAGGTTCAACGAATATGACATGTTCCTTTTTTGTAAAATGTTACATATTTCAATACATCTCATGTTAAGGTTCAACATAAAACGATTTGAAAGTAAGTATGGGGGGAGGGTGATTTCAATACATCTCATGTTAAGGTTCAACGAAAATTGGAGAAGTGAGATATTGGAAACTCTAAGATTTCAATACATCTCATGTTAAGGTTCAACAAAACTAATAAACAGCAGAGGAAAAATTAGAGCGATATTTCAATACATCTCATGTTAAGGTTCAACGATGGTACTCTTCAATGTTTTGTATTTCTTTATACAATTTCAATACATCTCATGTTAAGGTTCAACAAATTACTACAATTTACAAAAGAAAACAAATCAGAATTTCAATACATCTCATGTTAAGGTTCAACGCAAGATTTAGAAAATGATTTTATGGCTTGGTACAAATTTCAATACATCTCATGTTAAGGTTCAACTACTCAAGAGGACGCTCAAAATCGAATTTTAACTGAATTTCAATACATCTCATGTTAAGGTTCAACCTTTCCATACCTTCTTCTAAGCCTTCGTTTATATATTTCAATACATCTCATGTTAAGGTTCAACCCTCTAATTTTTAACCATTGCCTAACAGGCACTTTTATTTCAATACATCTCATGTTAAGGTTCAACCACAAATAATACGTATGGTCAAATTGAAGTATTGGAATTTCAATACATCTCATGTTAAGGTTCAACTATTACTTCTATAACATCAAGCCTTATTGCTAACTCATTTCAATACATCTCATGTTAAGGTTCAACTAATTCAGATACTTGAGCTTTTGTTAATGCTTGATTTATTTCAATACATCTCATGTTAAGGTTCAACTTTTTTGGATTAAATGTTAATGCTAATTCTTTTGTATTTCAATACATCTCATGTTAAGGTTCAACCTTAACAAATAATTTAGGAGTAACTTTTTCAAATACATTTCAATACATCTCATGTTAAGGTTCAACCATACCCCTAACACAATAAAAAGGCTATATGGTTTATTTCAATACATCTCATGTTAAGGTTCAACAATAAGTGGTATAACAGAAAAGGCTAAGGCAGTAGTATTTCAATACATCTCATGTTAAGGTTCAACTAACAAATTGTGATAGTCATTTAACGTTTTTTTAAAATTTCAATACATCTCATGTTAAGGTTCAACATAAATGGTGGTATCTTATTAAAAATTAATAATAAAATTTCAATACATCTCATGTTAAGGTTCAACTCTTTAGCAAATTTAAGTCTATGACCTTTAAAAAAAATTTCAATACATCTCATGTTAAGGTTCAACGGAAAATTTCTTTTTAAAAATTGCTTTTGTACCATCATTTCAATACATCTCATGTTAAGGTTCAACTAACGAAAAATCAACATTTCTATATTCATTAAACCATACTTTCACCTATAAAATCAAGGTTTTTCTTGTTTTTTTCCAAGTAATTTTTATTTTCAAGTTACGCACGTAAAAAACAACGATAATCCTTGTTGTTATGGGCTTTATCGTTGTTTTCACATAATCTTTAGCTGGAAAATTATTTCTTAGTTTACTATACAATACCCCATTCCTAGTGTAGCATTTTTTTCTAGCAAACCCGTAGATACAATTATTTCAGATGCTATTTGACTTTCTTTAGTGTCTGTTAACATCATTTCCAATTTATTCCCTATTAATTTTAATGGATTGTAATCTTTACAATATTTATGACAATTTTTTTTACTATGTTTACAAGGCACTATACCCAGTTTTGATTTGCATTTATAATCTATTGAAATAGGCTTTATGTTAAGTATTTTTACACTTTCTACAATAGAAGATAAATCCATTTCTTCATCATATATAATACGTGCTTTATGTTCTAAGCTTTTTTGTATACGATCTAATAGAATTTTGATTCCATTTTCTTTTTTCCAAGGTTGGTCGTCTTCCAATGTAATAATAAAAGGCGTTACAGTTTTTATTCTTTTAATCTTTCTATTAAAATGAATCGGTTCATAAGTAACACTTTTTGTATTTAAAAAAGGACTATCCGTTAATTTAATAGCCTTAGTTAAATCCTCAGCTAATGACTCACTCGGCGTATTAATATGAAACAAGTATAAGTTTCCTTTTTTATACATTTTTTCTTTATTAGCCATTGGGTATAAACCATCGAATACATAAGGTTTTATGTTACCATTCATGTGAAGTTGTTTTAGATCTTCGTTTTTTAGCATAGCAAATCCTATGTATTGAGAGAGTCTGAATGCAGACTCATTCATTTTTAGGTCATTTTTTAATTCTAATGTAATAGTGAGTTGATAGTACATGTCTATGACTCCTTTTCTAGCATTACTTCTACATGTTTCTTGTACCATATGGTCCATTCTAATATTTCCTTTATGCATAATTGGTAGGTTTTGTTGTCTGCCATTAAGACTTTTTCTTCTATTTTTACTTCTTCGCTTACATCATCAAATAATTTACTGTTCACCAATCCATCTATAATCCAACTATATATATATGAATAGACATTTAATTTATTTGGGTTACTATTTTCTTCACTATCTCCTTGAACTCCATCAACTGCAGAAAAACTACTTTTACTCTTTATAAATCCCATTGCATTTATTAAACCATTGTTTTTTATTAAAACAGGTAATCGTCTGCAACATGATTTCATTTTTTTATATTCTTCTTTCCTTTTCCACTCTTCATTATATGTTTCCTCAACATACTTTCGATACATAGTTATATTATTATATGCAGTCAAAGCTTTTTCTCTATTCATATCCACTATTAAGCTTGTTTCCTTCATTACCATTCCTCCAGTCCCATTACCTCTACAAAACCTTTTCCTAAAGATGTCTGTCCACCAATTTGTATATTCTTATTATTTTTTAATAGACTTAAAAATTCTTCATACCATTTGTCTTCATTCTTAGTATTATTTTCTATATTTTTAATATTAAACATTGCATTATTAAAGAAAAAAATTTGTCCATACAAGATTGCGTCTGGAGGCAAATATTCTATGGTAAACAAATTCCTTCTAGTGTTATCTTTAATATTTAATTTTATTTTTGTAGATACTTCTGTATAATAAGTTACAAAATCAATAAAATTGTTATTGGATATGATTACAATTCTATCTTTCAATTGGTTTAATATTTTAGACTTAAAATTCCCTTTGATTTTTTTTACATTAAAAGTATAATTGCCTATACTCACTTTAGAAGAAAAACTATCCTCTACTGTATAAATATACTCTTTATTCAGTGTAAAATACAGATTTTCAACTAACCTCTCTACATCCTCTTTTACAGCAATTTCTTTGCCAATAACTTCTTCTAAAATTGTGATTTCATCTAAAAATCTTTCTAAAACATACGGACTGGTTACCAAAACACTAATTTTTTCAGAACATTGAACTGGAAAAAAAAGTAATTTCAAATCATTAAAGGACAGACACCCTGCTTTTCTATTGCTCCCAAATAATGTTTCAAGCTGGTTACCGTTTTTATTCTTTATATATTCTTTAAATCTTTTTTTCAAAACACCTTTTATTACTGTGCCATCTACTTTAGGCAGATTGATACTTCCTTCTCTTTCAATGGGCAATTCTACATATCCATTATGGTTGCTCGCACCTACATGTAGTGAAGTAATAGTTTTATAAAGCACATTGATTCCTTTATTCATTTATTTCACCTCTTTCAACCTTTCACTGGTAGGGCATCAATATATAACTCATTTAATCCATCTTTTATTTCATCTAACCCCCATATGTCCATATTAGACCTTAATGCTGCTCTGTAGGCTGATAGTATATTTTCAAAATTCTCCCTTAATTCCTTATACTCTGGTTGATCCATATTTTTTTCATCTCCAAAAAGGTATTTATGTATAATACTTATCTGCGATTTATAAAATGGTATCAGCAAGATTGGTTTGCCATACACCCCGTTTGTTGCGTATGCCGTATAAACCCTTGCTTTTCCTGTGTTACTTTCCATTGTTCCTGACTTACATTCAAAAACCACAACTTGACCACTTGCAGTTGACAATACAATATCAAATTCACACAACTCTTTTATATGTTTCCCAAACTTATTTTGTTTTTTGTTAATTTTCACACTATGTTTTAATTCTAAAAAATAATGATTTTCTATATTTAATTCTTCAACCGCCTCTTTAATTCTTAAAATCGACATCTTTTCAAAAATATAACCAAACCGTTTAACTTTTTCAGATTTATAAGCATTTACAATTTTTTGAATTTCATTAGAATTATCCATATTGACATTCAATTCCTCTGCTATACGCTTCATCTCCTGTATAAACTTATCTCCTTCTCCCTCTTTATTCAGTTTAACTAATTCTATCAAAAACTTTATCTTATACTTATCCTTATCCTGCACATTATCTTTTTTTAATGCATCTGCATCTTCGCATTTGTCATATATTTCATTAAGTTTCTTATAAACATCAGCATATTCTAAGTTAGTTTCCAAATAATTTTTTATATTATCCTCATATTGGTATCCACTTAAATTAAATATGGTTTGTAAATCCAATTCTTTATTCCAGTATTGATTCCCTAGTTCCTTGTACTCAAATTGTTTGTACTGGTTTAATTTTCCATAAAACATTTTATTACTATTGCCTTCTAGATATATGACATAATCATTTTTTCTGTTTTCTTGTTGTATGAAATTCAATATTTTTAATAGTGTGGTTTTTTGTCCACCTGTGATATTCCATATAACCTCACCTTCATTAGAACAGATATTAATTCTTTTTATTGCTTTACTTATTTCTTTTCCTGTATTTGATTTATTTGTGTTTAAGAACTCATTAATAACTATAGTTTTTTCTTCATAATTATATTTTTCTTTAGGTACAACTGAAAATAAGTTTTCATCCCAAGCTTGATTATCAAATCTTTTAAATAAACTTTTCTTCTCACTATTGTTCTTTGTCTCTGACTCTGTCAAATTATAAATCATAATTTCTTCTGACTTTTCCTTTGTACCTTGCCTGTGTAAATCCAATGGTATATAATTAACCACTTGATTTAAAGTAGAGCAGATTATATAGTATCTCATATTCTCGAAAATTTCTTTTATTGTTTTATCCGACATTTTACCCCTCCTTATGCAAAGGTGCAATAATAAATTGATCAAACCCTTTGAAATCAGCTGTATATTGACTTTTTATAGTTTTCGTTATTTCCTTTATACTTTTTCTATTAAATGTATTGCTCTGTAGAATTAGTATGCTTCCTGAAGGGATTGCTTTAGTCAATTTTTTTTGACTGTTTTTTAGCATATTGTATCCTCCAATGGTTAATGACTTTCCTGTTACTTGTCCAATAACATTAACTTTTTCACAAAGGGCATTATATGTATCATTTTTCATAGGTGTTGTTAATATCATTTTTATTTTGTCTGTATAATATGTCTTTTCATTTATTACTATGTTGTTATAATCCTCTTCTAGTATATCTTGAGAAGGTAATGTTTTCAAATAGGCTAATTTATTTTCTCCACCAAGCTTTAAAACGTCATCTTTTATTTTTCCAGTATCTTCTTTCAAATCTACTTGAAGAAAGTATGACCAATCTTTGTCTTTAAAACTTATTTGTTCAATTTTATATAGATGTTTTTCCTTCACACTTCCTGTAACAGCATTTAACTCTATACCTATTTTAGTGTGGCTGCTAAACACATCTTTTTCAGAAAGCAAATTAATGGAATGTATATTTTTATTTAACAAATAATGCTCTTTGTATTCTTTTAGTGAAATATAATGATTGTCCACTTGATTAAGTTCTTCTTTATCGTATACAGGAGTATGGCATTGAAAAACGCCATTACAACTTTTATACCTACCTATTTGTACCTTTTTGTCATTATAAAAAGTATCTAAAGGAGCTTTTAAAAAAACTTCATCTTTAAAAATAAGAAATACATTTTTTATTCTAAAATGCTCTTTTAGTGTTTCATCTAGAAGTTTTTTCCCTTGAATATCTTTTAGTATATTTGAAAATAAACCTTGTCTTAAAAAACAACTTAATAATGCCCCATAGATTGTCGATGGATAGGGTTGCCTTAAAGTAGGAATATAATGACTCATCTCTTTTTGAAAGGTATGAGCATCTCTAAAAAACATATTATCAAACGGTGTGATTTTTAGATTGTAACTTTTATACATTATAAGTCCCCTCCTTTTTTGAGATGCGCTCTATAATTTTCAGCATATTAAAATAACCATCCCAATCAATTGTAGTATATCGGTGCTCATACGTCTTATACTGTTCTAATAAAGCGATTACTAACTTTATCATCTCTTGACTCGCCTTTGATTTCTTAGATATTATCCGATAGGTTTCATTTTCTATAATACTATTGAGTAAATAATACTCATTTTGAATGGTATC
The genomic region above belongs to Natranaerovirga hydrolytica and contains:
- a CDS encoding type III-B CRISPR module-associated Cmr3 family protein; translated protein: MYKSYNLKITPFDNMFFRDAHTFQKEMSHYIPTLRQPYPSTIYGALLSCFLRQGLFSNILKDIQGKKLLDETLKEHFRIKNVFLIFKDEVFLKAPLDTFYNDKKVQIGRYKSCNGVFQCHTPVYDKEELNQVDNHYISLKEYKEHYLLNKNIHSINLLSEKDVFSSHTKIGIELNAVTGSVKEKHLYKIEQISFKDKDWSYFLQVDLKEDTGKIKDDVLKLGGENKLAYLKTLPSQDILEEDYNNIVINEKTYYTDKIKMILTTPMKNDTYNALCEKVNVIGQVTGKSLTIGGYNMLKNSQKKLTKAIPSGSILILQSNTFNRKSIKEITKTIKSQYTADFKGFDQFIIAPLHKEG
- the cmr4 gene encoding type III-B CRISPR module RAMP protein Cmr4 — its product is MNKGINVLYKTITSLHVGASNHNGYVELPIEREGSINLPKVDGTVIKGVLKKRFKEYIKNKNGNQLETLFGSNRKAGCLSFNDLKLLFFPVQCSEKISVLVTSPYVLERFLDEITILEEVIGKEIAVKEDVERLVENLYFTLNKEYIYTVEDSFSSKVSIGNYTFNVKKIKGNFKSKILNQLKDRIVIISNNNFIDFVTYYTEVSTKIKLNIKDNTRRNLFTIEYLPPDAILYGQIFFFNNAMFNIKNIENNTKNEDKWYEEFLSLLKNNKNIQIGGQTSLGKGFVEVMGLEEW
- the cmr5 gene encoding type III-B CRISPR module-associated protein Cmr5, coding for MKETSLIVDMNREKALTAYNNITMYRKYVEETYNEEWKRKEEYKKMKSCCRRLPVLIKNNGLINAMGFIKSKSSFSAVDGVQGDSEENSNPNKLNVYSYIYSWIIDGLVNSKLFDDVSEEVKIEEKVLMADNKTYQLCIKEILEWTIWYKKHVEVMLEKES